In the genome of Methanoregula sp., one region contains:
- a CDS encoding 4Fe-4S binding protein produces MAFAVHVNMERCTGCNNCVVACPVNALELFSLDPVT; encoded by the coding sequence ATGGCTTTTGCAGTTCATGTAAACATGGAACGCTGTACCGGGTGCAACAACTGTGTTGTTGCCTGCCCGGTTAATGCTCTCGAGCTCTTTTCGCTCGACCCTGTTACCA